Proteins found in one Microbacterium sp. LWS13-1.2 genomic segment:
- a CDS encoding NADP-dependent oxidoreductase, with amino-acid sequence MTTAIAYTEFGGPEVLHEIPVPDRAPGAGEVAIRVTAAGVNPIDAKLRSGARPSGEITEPRRVGGDGAGVVIAVGDEVDGFRAGDPVVFAGASGAYATEVVVAADRVFARPPQVSAAEGAALGIPVGTAYQALRSLGVGSGDTLLVHGGSGAVGQAVIQFAVLWGATVIATSSERRFDRVSALGAIPVSYGDGLADRVREVAPHGVTAAIDAAGTDEALQTSVELVPDRQRIVTLVRGRDAGGLGIRAFSGGSPLPLTAQQQAWRTEAVPVAVTLMAAGRFSVELGPSFALVDAADAHRAIEAGVDGKITLVP; translated from the coding sequence ATGACCACTGCGATCGCGTACACCGAGTTCGGCGGTCCCGAGGTGCTGCATGAGATCCCCGTGCCCGACCGGGCGCCGGGCGCCGGGGAGGTCGCGATCCGCGTCACGGCGGCGGGCGTGAACCCGATCGATGCGAAGCTGCGTTCCGGTGCGCGCCCGTCGGGCGAGATCACCGAGCCGCGTCGGGTCGGCGGCGACGGCGCCGGCGTCGTGATCGCCGTCGGCGACGAGGTGGACGGGTTCCGCGCCGGCGACCCGGTGGTCTTCGCGGGCGCCTCCGGTGCGTACGCGACCGAGGTGGTGGTCGCCGCAGACCGAGTGTTCGCGCGGCCGCCACAGGTGAGCGCCGCGGAGGGCGCGGCACTCGGCATCCCGGTCGGCACCGCGTATCAGGCGCTGCGATCGCTCGGTGTCGGAAGCGGCGACACGCTCCTGGTCCACGGCGGATCCGGTGCCGTCGGCCAGGCGGTCATCCAGTTCGCGGTGCTGTGGGGCGCCACCGTGATCGCGACGTCGTCCGAGCGCCGCTTCGACCGCGTGAGCGCGCTCGGCGCCATCCCCGTCAGCTACGGCGACGGGCTCGCCGACCGGGTGCGCGAGGTCGCGCCGCACGGCGTGACGGCCGCGATCGACGCGGCCGGCACCGACGAGGCGCTGCAGACGTCCGTCGAACTGGTGCCCGATCGACAGCGGATCGTGACGCTGGTACGGGGGCGGGATGCCGGGGGCCTCGGCATCCGTGCGTTCTCGGGCGGGTCTCCCCTGCCGCTCACCGCGCAGCAGCAGGCGTGGCGCACCGAGGCGGTGCCGGTGGCGGTCACCCTGATGGCCGCGGGGCGCTTCTCGGTGGAGCTCGGACCGTCGTTCGCCCTGGTCGACGCCGCCGACGCGCATCGCGCGATCGAGGCGGGCGTCGACGGCAAGATCACCCTGGTGCCCTGA
- a CDS encoding sulfurtransferase, with protein MAQLITPAELDCLVRSGTVRVLDVRYRLDRPDGSADHLDGHVPCAVYVDMETELSWHGRPEDGRHPLPATADLEAAVRRWGIHDNDTVVVYDDDRALGASRAWWLLTRSGVADVRLLDGGLRAWVAAGLPLESGPVVPEPGDVSLTPIAEPVLSIDEAAAFAASGVLIDVRAAERYRGEVEPVDPIAGHIPGAANLPTGAYMDGERFRDAESLRELFASVGIAEGVTAAAYCGSGVTAAQAVFAAELAGLRLGIYPGSWSQWSNTPGRPIATGAAPAEVTASV; from the coding sequence GTGGCGCAGCTGATCACCCCCGCAGAACTCGACTGCCTTGTCCGCTCCGGCACCGTCCGCGTGCTCGACGTCCGCTACCGGCTCGACCGCCCGGACGGCAGCGCCGACCACCTCGACGGCCACGTGCCCTGCGCGGTCTACGTCGACATGGAGACCGAGCTCTCCTGGCACGGCCGTCCCGAGGACGGCCGCCACCCGCTGCCGGCGACCGCGGATCTGGAGGCGGCCGTGCGCCGCTGGGGCATCCACGACAACGACACGGTCGTGGTCTACGACGACGACCGCGCACTCGGCGCCTCGCGCGCGTGGTGGCTGCTGACCCGCTCGGGCGTCGCCGATGTGCGCCTCCTCGACGGCGGACTGCGTGCATGGGTCGCCGCCGGCCTGCCGCTGGAGAGCGGCCCCGTGGTGCCCGAGCCGGGAGACGTGTCGCTCACGCCCATCGCCGAGCCGGTGCTCTCGATCGACGAGGCGGCGGCGTTCGCCGCCTCCGGCGTGCTCATCGACGTGCGCGCCGCAGAGCGCTACCGCGGCGAGGTCGAGCCTGTCGACCCGATCGCGGGCCACATCCCGGGCGCGGCGAACCTCCCGACCGGTGCCTACATGGACGGCGAGCGGTTCCGGGATGCCGAGAGCCTGCGTGAGCTGTTCGCCAGCGTCGGCATCGCCGAGGGCGTCACTGCGGCGGCGTACTGCGGTTCGGGCGTCACCGCCGCGCAGGCGGTGTTCGCCGCCGAGCTCGCGGGGCTGCGGCTCGGCATCTACCCGGGCTCGTGGAGCCAGTGGTCGAACACTCCTGGGCGGCCGATCGCCACCGGCGCCGCGCCGGCCGAGGTCACCGCCAGCGTGTGA
- a CDS encoding PLP-dependent transferase codes for MPRATDNDLPPRPAAPRSFATAQVQAGFDSGVVENTAVPAIHQSNGFEFPSLAEARDLFALRKDGNIYSRAANPTVLVFERRVAELEGGIGAAGVASGQAAVAVALLALAKQGEHIVAARQLYGGTVDLLQDTFADWGIEVTFVDQDDVDAWSAAVRPTTRALFAESISNPIAQVLDLGAVAAVARDAGVPLVIDNTVATPYLQRAKDFGADIVVHSATKFLGGHGTSLGGVVVDLGTFDFTADPERWPQLTQTYRRVPDGSLVERFGETGSPYIALVKTKYVHDLGPSLSAFNAFQLLQGLETLDLRMQRHTESALAVARFLDTHPAVARVHHPGLETSPWHTQAQAYLPHGVSSVFAFDLPTTGDDEGDFRLVEEFISRLQVIRLVANIGDARSLVAHPASMTHSHMSRTQLSEAHIGPTTVRLSIGLEDARDIVDDLARALERIGETAGRPRLAESVPR; via the coding sequence ATGCCTCGTGCCACCGACAACGATCTGCCGCCTCGCCCGGCGGCCCCTCGCTCGTTCGCGACGGCCCAGGTGCAGGCCGGGTTCGACTCCGGCGTGGTCGAGAACACCGCCGTTCCGGCCATCCACCAGTCGAACGGCTTCGAGTTCCCCTCGCTCGCTGAGGCACGTGACCTCTTCGCGCTGCGCAAGGACGGCAACATCTACAGCCGCGCCGCCAACCCCACCGTGCTCGTGTTCGAGCGCCGCGTCGCCGAACTCGAGGGTGGCATCGGCGCCGCAGGTGTCGCCTCGGGTCAGGCGGCCGTCGCGGTGGCTCTGCTCGCCCTCGCCAAGCAGGGCGAGCACATCGTCGCGGCACGACAGTTGTACGGCGGCACCGTCGATCTGCTGCAGGACACGTTCGCCGACTGGGGCATCGAAGTCACCTTCGTCGACCAGGACGACGTCGACGCGTGGTCGGCCGCGGTGCGCCCCACCACCCGGGCGCTCTTCGCCGAGTCGATCTCGAACCCCATCGCGCAGGTGCTCGACCTCGGCGCCGTCGCGGCCGTCGCCCGTGACGCGGGCGTGCCGCTCGTGATCGACAACACCGTCGCGACGCCGTACCTGCAGCGCGCCAAGGACTTCGGCGCCGACATCGTCGTCCATTCCGCGACGAAGTTCCTCGGCGGGCACGGCACGTCGCTGGGCGGCGTCGTCGTCGACCTCGGCACGTTCGATTTCACCGCCGACCCCGAGCGCTGGCCGCAGCTGACGCAGACCTACCGTCGCGTCCCGGACGGCAGCCTCGTCGAGCGCTTCGGCGAGACCGGATCGCCGTACATCGCCCTGGTCAAGACCAAGTACGTGCACGACCTGGGGCCGTCGCTGTCGGCGTTCAACGCCTTCCAGCTGCTGCAGGGTCTCGAGACGCTCGATCTCCGCATGCAGCGCCACACCGAGAGCGCACTCGCGGTCGCGCGGTTCCTCGACACGCACCCGGCGGTCGCGCGCGTGCACCACCCGGGGCTCGAGACCAGCCCGTGGCACACCCAGGCTCAGGCGTATCTGCCGCACGGGGTGAGCTCGGTATTCGCGTTCGACCTGCCCACGACCGGCGACGACGAGGGCGACTTCCGCCTCGTCGAGGAGTTCATCTCGCGCCTGCAGGTGATCCGGCTCGTCGCCAACATCGGCGACGCGCGCAGCCTCGTCGCCCACCCTGCCTCGATGACCCACAGCCACATGTCGCGCACCCAGCTCTCGGAGGCGCACATCGGTCCGACCACCGTGCGCCTGTCGATCGGCCTCGAGGACGCCCGCGACATCGTCGACGACCTGGCCCGCGCGCTCGAGCGGATCGGCGAGACGGCCGGCCGTCCCCGGCTGGCGGAGAGCGTCCCGCGCTAG
- a CDS encoding Gfo/Idh/MocA family oxidoreductase, giving the protein MTSPSSPRWGILGPGGIARAFTSDLRTAGLDVIAVGSRRRETAEAFAADFSIPHAHGSYADLVADPDVDIVYIATPHPMHASNALLALEAGKHVLVEKPFTLNADEAAAVRDAAADRGLLAMEAMWTRYLPHMVRIRELVASGALGEIRAVTADHTQLLTSDPAHRINALELGGGALLDLGIYPVSFAWDMLGEPLSIVASARIGDAGSDTEVATIMAHADGALSTTLSASRGAGPNTASVIGTDARIDIDRVWYTATSFRLVGPDGTVREEFRSDIEGRGMQYQALAAGRYLAEGRTDSDILPIDETVAIMATLDEIRTLVGVRYPGEE; this is encoded by the coding sequence ATGACCTCACCGTCCTCACCCCGCTGGGGCATCCTCGGACCGGGCGGCATCGCACGCGCGTTCACCAGCGATCTGCGCACCGCCGGCCTCGACGTCATCGCCGTCGGATCCCGTCGCCGCGAGACCGCTGAGGCGTTCGCCGCCGACTTCTCCATCCCCCACGCCCACGGCTCGTACGCGGACCTGGTCGCCGATCCCGATGTCGACATCGTCTACATCGCGACGCCGCATCCGATGCACGCCTCCAACGCCCTGTTGGCGCTGGAGGCGGGAAAGCACGTGCTCGTCGAGAAGCCGTTCACGCTGAACGCCGACGAAGCGGCAGCGGTCCGCGACGCCGCCGCCGACCGCGGGCTCCTCGCCATGGAGGCCATGTGGACGCGGTATCTGCCGCACATGGTCCGCATCCGCGAGCTGGTGGCCTCGGGCGCGCTCGGCGAGATCCGCGCGGTCACCGCCGATCACACCCAGCTGCTGACGTCCGACCCCGCGCACCGCATCAACGCGCTCGAGCTGGGCGGCGGCGCGCTGCTCGACCTCGGCATCTATCCGGTCTCGTTCGCGTGGGACATGCTCGGCGAGCCGCTGTCCATCGTCGCGTCCGCGCGCATCGGCGACGCCGGATCCGACACGGAGGTCGCGACGATCATGGCGCACGCCGACGGCGCACTGTCGACAACCCTGTCGGCGTCCCGTGGCGCGGGTCCGAACACCGCGTCGGTGATCGGCACAGATGCCCGCATCGACATCGACCGCGTCTGGTACACGGCGACCTCATTCCGCCTGGTGGGGCCCGACGGCACGGTGCGCGAGGAGTTCCGCTCCGACATCGAGGGGCGCGGTATGCAGTACCAGGCGCTGGCAGCGGGGCGGTACCTGGCGGAGGGCCGCACCGATTCCGACATCCTGCCGATCGACGAGACCGTCGCGATCATGGCCACGCTCGATGAGATCCGCACGCTCGTGGGCGTGCGCTACCCCGGTGAGGAGTGA
- a CDS encoding NYN domain-containing protein, protein MPDLQNPRVAVYLDFDNIVMSWYDRVHGRNSYSRDRQRIADNPNDPEIAERLAAATIDVGAIIDFAASFGTLVLTRAYADWSAPVNAIYRSQLVARAVDLVQLFPAAAYAKNGADIRLAVDAVEDMFRLPDLTHVVIVAGDSDYVPLAQRCKRLGRYVVGVGVAGSTAKSLAAACDEFEAYDSLPGVPRVTREPARAAKTPDKAAEKAPSKAAPGRATKTKETAASAATGGTAARSGGRRGAAKSVPTEAAVSTEAVTPTDAVTADAPAAAADATAEARSTVEIEAALNEALETTAPPKRGNRRASSKTVAASLEPPAPEPVQPIEEPAEDPQETATRLLERALRLGHDKNDDSEWLHSSAVKTHMRRMDPSFSEKALGYRSFNDFVKARESIAELEETGHERLVRLRE, encoded by the coding sequence ATGCCCGACCTGCAGAATCCCCGCGTCGCGGTGTACCTCGATTTCGACAACATCGTGATGTCCTGGTACGACCGCGTCCACGGCCGCAACTCGTACTCGCGCGACCGCCAGCGCATCGCCGACAACCCCAACGATCCCGAGATCGCCGAGCGGCTCGCCGCGGCCACCATCGACGTCGGTGCGATCATCGACTTCGCGGCCTCCTTCGGCACGCTCGTGCTCACCCGCGCATACGCCGACTGGTCGGCCCCCGTCAACGCGATCTACCGTTCGCAGCTCGTCGCCCGTGCGGTCGATCTCGTGCAGCTCTTCCCCGCCGCCGCATACGCCAAGAACGGAGCGGACATCCGTCTCGCGGTGGACGCCGTCGAGGACATGTTCCGGCTCCCCGACCTCACGCACGTCGTGATCGTCGCCGGCGACTCGGACTACGTCCCGCTCGCGCAGCGGTGCAAGCGACTCGGCCGCTACGTGGTCGGAGTCGGTGTGGCCGGGTCCACGGCGAAGTCGCTGGCGGCCGCGTGCGACGAGTTCGAGGCCTACGACTCGCTGCCCGGGGTCCCCCGTGTCACCCGCGAACCCGCGAGGGCCGCCAAGACGCCGGACAAGGCCGCCGAGAAGGCACCGTCCAAGGCGGCCCCCGGCCGTGCGACCAAGACGAAGGAGACGGCGGCGAGCGCGGCGACCGGCGGCACGGCCGCGCGGTCGGGAGGCCGTCGCGGAGCGGCGAAGTCCGTGCCGACGGAGGCCGCCGTGTCGACGGAGGCCGTCACGCCGACGGATGCCGTCACGGCGGACGCACCGGCTGCGGCCGCCGATGCGACCGCCGAGGCCCGTTCGACGGTCGAGATCGAGGCTGCGCTCAACGAGGCGCTCGAGACGACGGCGCCGCCGAAGCGCGGGAACCGTCGCGCGTCGTCGAAGACCGTCGCCGCGAGCCTCGAGCCACCCGCTCCCGAGCCGGTGCAGCCGATCGAGGAACCTGCCGAGGACCCGCAGGAGACGGCCACCCGCCTGCTGGAGCGCGCCCTGCGCCTCGGCCACGACAAGAACGACGACTCCGAGTGGCTGCACAGCTCGGCGGTCAAGACGCACATGCGTCGGATGGACCCGTCGTTCAGCGAGAAGGCGCTGGGCTACCGGTCGTTCAACGACTTCGTGAAGGCGCGCGAGTCGATCGCCGAGCTCGAGGAGACCGGGCACGAGCGACTGGTGCGTCTGCGCGAGTAG
- a CDS encoding ROK family transcriptional regulator — protein sequence MARRQAPPGSQTSLREANRARVVESLKRHGRLTQIELAGSTGLSPATVSNIVKELTASGLLHTSFTTSSGRRATLVSLARRLGLVAGVHYSSRQLHIAIADTARTIVTQSSLPLPLDHRHDSELDRLALLLGDMMESLGGSLTDLLAVGLALPAPIDPRTGMVSTPGLLRGWEGVDVAESLAARIGRPVYVDSEANLGGLAEAREGNGRAAASSVFIRVGHTISAGLVVGGDLFRGVNGKAGQIGHVTLDENGPICRCSNRGCLETYAGGPALLSLFPSSEGMHRLGDLLQAAEAGDGAARRVIADAGRHIGIAAASLCNLFDPEVIVVGGELGQAGEILMAPMRHSLERTALPSADGLPEIVGASFGEWAETRGAIAIALDHVTVSAQLPAASTLPITA from the coding sequence GTGGCACGCCGTCAAGCTCCGCCGGGCTCGCAGACCTCGCTGCGCGAGGCCAATCGCGCGCGCGTCGTCGAGTCCCTCAAGCGCCACGGCCGCCTCACGCAGATCGAGCTGGCCGGCAGCACCGGGCTCTCCCCCGCCACGGTCTCGAACATCGTCAAGGAGCTGACCGCTTCGGGCCTGCTCCACACATCCTTCACGACGAGCAGCGGTCGCCGCGCGACCCTGGTGTCGCTCGCCCGCCGGCTCGGTCTCGTCGCGGGCGTCCACTACAGCTCGAGGCAGCTGCACATCGCGATCGCCGACACCGCACGCACCATCGTCACGCAGTCCTCGCTCCCCCTCCCCCTCGACCACCGCCATGACTCCGAGCTCGACCGCCTCGCACTGCTGCTCGGCGACATGATGGAGTCGCTCGGCGGGTCGCTCACCGATCTCCTCGCCGTGGGCCTCGCGCTGCCCGCCCCCATAGACCCGCGGACCGGCATGGTGTCCACCCCGGGCCTGCTGCGGGGCTGGGAGGGCGTCGACGTCGCCGAGAGCCTCGCGGCGCGCATCGGCCGCCCCGTCTACGTCGACAGCGAGGCGAACCTCGGCGGTCTCGCCGAGGCCCGCGAGGGCAACGGCCGCGCCGCCGCGTCGTCGGTCTTCATCCGCGTCGGCCACACGATCAGCGCCGGACTCGTGGTCGGTGGCGACCTGTTCCGTGGCGTCAACGGCAAGGCGGGCCAGATCGGCCACGTCACGCTCGACGAGAACGGCCCCATCTGCCGCTGCAGCAACCGCGGCTGCCTCGAGACCTACGCGGGCGGGCCCGCGCTGCTGTCGCTGTTCCCCTCGAGCGAGGGCATGCACCGCCTGGGTGACCTGCTCCAGGCCGCCGAAGCGGGCGACGGCGCGGCACGGCGCGTCATCGCCGATGCCGGGCGCCACATCGGCATCGCGGCGGCGAGCCTCTGCAACCTCTTCGATCCCGAGGTCATCGTCGTGGGAGGCGAGCTGGGTCAGGCGGGCGAGATCCTCATGGCGCCGATGCGGCACTCGCTCGAGCGCACCGCCCTCCCCTCAGCCGACGGCCTGCCCGAGATCGTCGGCGCCTCCTTCGGCGAGTGGGCGGAGACGCGCGGGGCCATCGCGATCGCCCTCGACCACGTCACCGTCAGCGCCCAGCTCCCGGCGGCGTCGACGCTACCCATCACGGCATAG
- a CDS encoding substrate-binding domain-containing protein, translating into MSRTRHDRPRRRSVGHRAAAAAGILLVAAGMLSACTGDPGAGEGTPTDDTIALLLPDAKTARYETFDRPLFEARVAELGDYDVLYANADQDAAKQQQQAESALTSGAGVLVLDPVDANAAVSIVNSANAKGVPVISYDRLIAGGDLAYYISFDNEKVGVLQATAFVEGMRATEDGSGILMVNGSPTDSNAALFKRGAHSIIDDSGLRVLAEYDTPGWNPEKAQEWVSGQIAQHGGAIAGVYAANDATAGGAIAALRVANVDPLPIVTGQDAELSAIQRILTGDQYMTVYKAIKPQAELAAEIAVKLLHGEEVTAPLEIEGTPATLLDPVGVTIDDIMDTVVADGFWSVDDICTPAYADACEAAGIG; encoded by the coding sequence ATGTCCCGCACCCGACACGATCGGCCGCGGCGGCGCTCGGTCGGGCATCGCGCGGCGGCGGCCGCCGGCATCCTCCTCGTCGCCGCCGGGATGCTGTCCGCCTGCACGGGAGATCCCGGTGCCGGGGAGGGCACGCCGACCGACGACACCATCGCACTGCTCCTGCCCGATGCGAAGACCGCCCGCTACGAGACCTTCGACCGGCCCCTGTTCGAAGCGCGCGTGGCAGAGCTCGGCGACTACGACGTGCTGTACGCCAATGCCGATCAGGATGCCGCGAAGCAGCAGCAGCAGGCGGAGTCCGCCCTCACCTCGGGCGCGGGAGTGCTGGTGCTGGACCCGGTCGACGCGAACGCCGCCGTCAGCATCGTGAACTCGGCCAATGCCAAGGGCGTGCCCGTCATCTCGTACGACCGCCTGATCGCCGGTGGCGACCTGGCGTACTACATCTCGTTCGACAACGAGAAGGTCGGCGTCCTGCAGGCGACCGCGTTCGTCGAAGGGATGCGGGCGACCGAGGACGGCAGCGGCATCCTCATGGTGAACGGCTCGCCGACAGACAGCAACGCGGCGCTGTTCAAGCGGGGCGCCCACAGCATCATCGACGACAGCGGCCTGCGCGTGCTGGCCGAGTACGACACCCCGGGCTGGAACCCCGAGAAGGCGCAGGAATGGGTGTCGGGGCAGATCGCGCAGCACGGCGGCGCGATCGCCGGGGTCTACGCCGCAAACGACGCCACCGCCGGCGGTGCGATCGCGGCACTGCGCGTTGCGAACGTCGATCCGCTTCCGATCGTGACCGGTCAGGATGCCGAGCTGTCGGCGATCCAGCGGATCCTCACCGGCGACCAGTACATGACGGTGTACAAGGCGATCAAGCCGCAGGCGGAGCTCGCCGCCGAGATCGCGGTCAAGCTGCTGCACGGCGAGGAGGTGACGGCGCCGCTGGAGATCGAGGGGACTCCGGCCACGCTGCTCGACCCCGTGGGGGTGACGATCGACGACATCATGGACACTGTGGTCGCCGACGGATTCTGGAGCGTCGACGACATCTGCACCCCCGCCTACGCGGATGCGTGCGAAGCTGCCGGCATCGGGTAG
- a CDS encoding ATP-binding cassette domain-containing protein, with the protein MSMTHPRTGRPRERVLTMRGIGKRFGAVKALTDVDFWVNEGEVVALVGDNGAGKSTLVKVLAGVHPPDSGSIEFDGEEVGIDSPADAQQLGIETIFQDLALCDNLDVVANLWLGRELRDGATLDEVDMEQRTWTLLRELSAKIPSVRVPVASLSGGQRQTVAIARSLIGEPRVVILDEPTAALGVAQTAEVLNLIERLRERGHGVILISHNMADVMAVADRVVVLRLGRNNGVYNVADVTSETLIAAITGAVDHSAAPRRVPERTDAAPAAARDEPSEQTSGGTVIRMPRGGSRRTSRPRGDGSR; encoded by the coding sequence ATGTCGATGACGCACCCGCGGACCGGGCGGCCGCGTGAACGCGTGCTCACGATGCGCGGCATCGGCAAGCGGTTCGGCGCCGTCAAGGCGCTCACCGACGTGGATTTCTGGGTGAACGAGGGCGAGGTCGTGGCGCTTGTGGGCGACAACGGCGCCGGCAAGTCGACCCTCGTCAAGGTACTGGCGGGTGTGCACCCTCCCGACAGCGGATCGATCGAGTTCGACGGCGAAGAGGTCGGCATCGACTCCCCCGCCGACGCCCAGCAGCTCGGGATCGAGACGATCTTCCAGGACCTCGCGCTGTGCGACAACCTCGACGTCGTCGCGAATCTGTGGCTCGGGCGCGAGCTGCGCGACGGCGCCACGCTCGACGAGGTCGACATGGAGCAGCGCACCTGGACGCTGCTGCGCGAGCTGTCGGCCAAGATCCCGTCCGTGCGCGTGCCGGTGGCGTCGCTGTCTGGCGGGCAACGCCAGACCGTCGCCATCGCCCGCTCGCTCATCGGCGAGCCGCGCGTCGTCATCCTCGACGAACCGACGGCGGCACTCGGCGTCGCGCAGACGGCCGAGGTGCTGAACCTCATCGAGCGTCTCCGCGAGCGCGGGCACGGGGTCATCCTCATCAGTCACAACATGGCCGACGTGATGGCGGTCGCCGACCGCGTGGTCGTGCTGCGCCTCGGTCGCAACAACGGCGTGTACAACGTCGCGGACGTCACCAGCGAGACCCTCATCGCGGCGATCACCGGCGCGGTCGACCACTCCGCGGCACCGCGGCGCGTGCCGGAGCGGACGGATGCCGCGCCCGCCGCCGCGCGCGACGAGCCCTCCGAGCAGACCTCCGGCGGCACGGTCATCCGCATGCCGCGCGGCGGGTCGCGCCGCACCTCCCGACCCCGCGGGGACGGGAGCCGATGA
- a CDS encoding sugar ABC transporter permease codes for MSARGDERLTEPTGGERLLSGSGIRLALEGFVTRIRGGDLGALPVVLGIAVIWTVFQLLNPVFLSSENLVNLTMQCAAIGTIALGVVLVLLVGEIDLSVGSVSGLAAAVLAVTFVQLQWNLVLSLVAAIAVGCLVGLLYGYLFTRFGLPSFVITLAGLLGFLGLQLWVLGETGSIAIPFDSWLVQFAQQMFLPAWASYVVAALAVAAFAWSLLRRARRRAAANLVSQSYTEIAVRSGVLLAFLLVATWYLNLYRGVGVMFLFFLALIVAMNFVLTRTRWGRAVYAVGGSVEAARRAGIRVDRIYLSVFAMCSALAAVGGILAAARLASANQSSGTGDVNLNAIAAAVIGGTSLFGGRGSAFSALVGIVVIQSISSGLTLMNLDSSVQFMVTGVVLVLAVIVDSLSRRTRAATGRA; via the coding sequence ATGAGCGCCCGCGGCGACGAGCGCCTGACCGAGCCGACCGGCGGCGAACGGCTCCTGAGCGGCAGCGGCATCCGCCTCGCCTTGGAGGGCTTCGTGACCCGCATCCGGGGCGGGGACCTCGGCGCGCTCCCCGTCGTCCTCGGGATCGCGGTCATCTGGACCGTCTTCCAGCTGCTGAACCCGGTCTTCCTCTCCAGCGAGAACCTGGTGAACCTCACGATGCAGTGCGCCGCCATCGGCACGATCGCACTCGGTGTGGTGCTGGTGCTGCTCGTGGGCGAGATCGACCTCTCGGTGGGGTCTGTGTCGGGGCTCGCGGCGGCGGTGCTCGCCGTGACGTTCGTGCAGCTGCAGTGGAACCTGGTCCTGTCGCTGGTGGCCGCGATCGCCGTCGGGTGCCTGGTGGGTCTGCTGTACGGCTACCTGTTCACGCGTTTCGGGCTGCCCAGCTTCGTCATCACGCTGGCCGGCCTCCTCGGCTTCCTCGGACTGCAGCTGTGGGTGCTCGGCGAGACGGGATCCATCGCGATCCCGTTCGACTCGTGGCTCGTCCAGTTCGCCCAGCAGATGTTCCTCCCAGCCTGGGCGTCGTACGTCGTGGCCGCGCTGGCCGTGGCAGCGTTCGCGTGGTCGCTCCTCAGGCGCGCGAGACGGCGCGCGGCGGCGAACCTGGTGAGCCAGAGCTACACAGAGATCGCGGTGCGCAGCGGCGTCCTGCTCGCCTTCCTGCTCGTGGCGACGTGGTACCTGAACCTGTATCGCGGCGTCGGCGTGATGTTCCTTTTCTTCCTCGCGCTCATCGTCGCCATGAACTTCGTCCTGACCCGCACCCGCTGGGGGCGGGCCGTCTACGCGGTCGGCGGATCGGTCGAGGCCGCCCGGCGCGCCGGCATCCGTGTCGACCGCATCTACCTGTCGGTGTTCGCGATGTGCTCGGCCTTGGCCGCCGTGGGAGGCATCCTCGCCGCCGCGCGGCTGGCGTCGGCGAACCAGAGCTCGGGCACCGGCGACGTGAACCTCAACGCGATCGCCGCGGCCGTCATCGGCGGCACGAGCCTCTTCGGTGGCCGAGGATCCGCGTTCTCGGCTCTCGTCGGCATCGTGGTGATCCAGTCGATCTCGTCGGGGCTGACCCTCATGAACCTCGACTCGTCGGTGCAGTTCATGGTCACCGGCGTCGTGCTCGTGCTCGCGGTGATCGTCGACTCGCTCTCGCGCCGCACACGTGCCGCCACCGGGCGCGCCTGA